In one Modestobacter sp. L9-4 genomic region, the following are encoded:
- a CDS encoding response regulator transcription factor, whose protein sequence is MSGSSSGTSASGSKPEARLLVVDDEPNIRELLSASLRFAGFEVATAPDGQQALAVAEQFRPDLLVLDVMMPGLDGFGVVRRLRQNGTHTPVLFLTARDGADDKVTGLTLGGDDYVTKPFSLDEVLARIRAVLRRSQGTQRVSEAPRLTFADIELDEESHEVLKAGKLVSLSPTEFKLLRYLMTNAGRVLSKAQILDHVWNYDFNGEANVVESYISYLRRKVDTTEPRLLHTLRGVGYSLRLPRGT, encoded by the coding sequence GTGTCCGGGAGCAGCTCCGGCACCTCGGCGTCCGGCTCCAAGCCGGAGGCCCGGCTGCTGGTGGTCGACGACGAGCCGAACATCCGTGAGCTGCTGTCGGCCAGCCTGCGGTTCGCCGGCTTCGAGGTGGCCACCGCACCCGACGGGCAGCAGGCCCTCGCCGTGGCCGAGCAGTTCCGCCCCGACCTGTTGGTGCTCGACGTGATGATGCCCGGGCTCGACGGCTTCGGCGTCGTGCGCCGGCTGCGGCAGAACGGCACGCACACCCCGGTGCTGTTCCTCACCGCCCGCGACGGCGCCGACGACAAGGTCACCGGCCTGACCCTGGGCGGCGACGACTACGTCACCAAGCCGTTCAGCCTCGACGAGGTGCTCGCCCGGATCCGGGCCGTCCTGCGCCGCAGCCAGGGCACCCAGCGGGTGTCCGAGGCGCCGCGGCTGACCTTCGCCGACATCGAGCTGGACGAGGAGTCCCACGAGGTCCTCAAGGCCGGGAAGCTGGTCAGCCTCTCCCCCACCGAGTTCAAGCTGCTGCGCTACCTGATGACCAACGCCGGGCGCGTGCTGTCGAAGGCGCAGATCCTGGACCACGTGTGGAACTACGACTTCAACGGCGAGGCCAACGTCGTGGAGTCCTACATCTCCTACCTGCGCCGCAAGGTCGACACCACCGAGCCGCGGCTGCTGCACACCCTGCGGGGCGTGGGCTACTCCCTCCGCCTGCCCCGCGGCACGTGA
- a CDS encoding cell wall metabolism sensor histidine kinase WalK, protein MTTTDLPVDPATAPPQPTPDGPATGGTGATVHAGPGGRPGRRWPHPLAEVTAGMPLRVRLVALLIAVVAAALAATGFGATSLLKDYLQTQRDGQLSGYAATLAGDPRLGSICTTDNLRLTSRDTYLACLGPDGAFQELSDDRAGNGLPDVSSMTAANAAGYGQDPFTVYSGNRTAWRVVVLPVNSQVAIVYAIDLANDRAVVSRLVALELVVGMLVLVVIGAAGQRLVRNSLRPLEEVEVTARAIAGGDLSRRVPAGDDRTEVGRLSTALNGMLGRIEGSFRAQQVSEEQAVASEARMRRFVADASHELRTPLTSIRGFAELHRQGAVRDPGEVERLMQRIESEATRMGLLVEDLLQLARLDQQRPLDVVPVDLAELAGDAVHDARAVQPDRPLDLVLDPSLTEVPVVLGDEARLRQVIGNLVTNALTHTPAGTPVTVRLSEDAGDPDTVCLAVSDAGPGMAAADAERVFERFYRADTSRTRAAGGSGLGLSIVASLVAAHGGRVDLTTAPGQGATFTVRLPRSGPAPAGAVPEEE, encoded by the coding sequence GTGACGACGACGGACCTCCCGGTCGACCCGGCGACGGCACCACCCCAGCCCACCCCCGACGGACCGGCCACCGGCGGGACGGGCGCCACGGTGCACGCCGGGCCGGGGGGCCGGCCCGGGCGCCGGTGGCCGCACCCGCTGGCCGAGGTCACCGCCGGCATGCCGCTGCGGGTGCGCCTGGTCGCGCTCCTGATCGCCGTCGTGGCCGCGGCCCTGGCCGCGACCGGCTTCGGTGCCACCTCGCTGCTCAAGGACTATCTGCAGACCCAGCGCGACGGGCAGCTCAGCGGCTATGCCGCCACCCTGGCGGGCGACCCGAGGCTGGGCTCGATCTGCACCACCGACAACCTCCGGCTGACCTCGCGGGACACGTACCTGGCGTGCCTGGGGCCCGACGGCGCCTTCCAGGAGCTCTCCGACGACCGGGCCGGCAACGGCCTGCCCGACGTCTCGTCGATGACCGCGGCCAACGCCGCGGGCTACGGGCAGGACCCGTTCACCGTCTACTCCGGCAACCGCACCGCCTGGCGGGTCGTCGTGCTGCCGGTCAACAGCCAGGTCGCCATCGTCTACGCCATCGACCTGGCCAACGACCGGGCCGTGGTGAGCCGGCTGGTCGCCCTCGAGCTGGTCGTGGGCATGCTGGTCCTGGTGGTCATCGGCGCGGCCGGTCAGCGGCTGGTGCGCAACAGCCTCCGCCCGCTGGAGGAGGTCGAGGTGACCGCGCGGGCGATCGCCGGCGGCGACCTCTCCCGCCGCGTGCCCGCCGGCGACGACCGCACCGAGGTCGGCCGGCTCTCGACCGCGCTCAACGGCATGCTCGGCCGGATCGAGGGCTCGTTCCGGGCGCAGCAGGTCTCGGAGGAGCAGGCGGTCGCCTCCGAGGCGCGGATGCGCCGGTTCGTCGCCGACGCCAGCCACGAGCTGCGCACCCCGCTGACCTCCATCCGCGGGTTCGCCGAGCTGCACCGCCAGGGCGCTGTCCGCGACCCGGGCGAGGTCGAACGGCTGATGCAGCGGATCGAGTCCGAGGCCACCCGGATGGGCCTGCTGGTCGAGGACCTGCTCCAGCTCGCCCGCCTGGACCAGCAGCGGCCGCTGGACGTCGTCCCGGTCGACCTGGCCGAGCTCGCCGGCGACGCGGTGCACGACGCCCGTGCCGTGCAGCCCGACCGACCCCTGGACCTGGTGCTCGACCCGTCACTGACCGAGGTGCCGGTCGTGCTCGGCGACGAAGCCCGGCTGCGCCAGGTGATCGGCAACCTGGTCACCAACGCGCTCACCCACACCCCGGCCGGCACGCCGGTGACCGTGCGGCTGTCCGAGGACGCCGGCGACCCGGACACCGTCTGCCTGGCCGTCTCCGACGCGGGTCCGGGCATGGCCGCCGCCGACGCCGAGCGGGTGTTCGAGCGGTTCTACCGGGCCGACACGTCGCGCACCCGTGCGGCGGGCGGCAGCGGGCTGGGCCTGTCGATCGTGGCCTCGCTGGTGGCCGCGCACGGCGGCCGCGTGGACCTGACCACCGCCCCGGGCCAGGGCGCGACGTTCACCGTGCGGCTGCCCCGGTCGGGCCCGGCACCGGCCGGAGCCGTGCCCGAGGAGGAGTGA